Proteins encoded together in one Camelina sativa cultivar DH55 chromosome 9, Cs, whole genome shotgun sequence window:
- the LOC104710675 gene encoding protein STRICTOSIDINE SYNTHASE-LIKE 10-like: MMLVTVFLTVVVSILTILVSTCQTGYGTFVPPKIPGSRDVFSLAKVVNLVGTSGPESIAFDPAGEGPYVGVADGRVLKWRGKLLGWTDFAYTTANRQICVLPFAPELEHVCGRPLGLRFHKKTGDLYIADAYFGLLIVGPAGGLAKPLVTEAEGQPFRFTNDLDIDEQNDVVYFTDASSKFQRWEYFRSFLNVDKTGRFIKYDRSSKKATVLLHGISFANGVALSKDWSFVLVAETTNCKILRLWLSGPKAGTQDVFVVLPGYPDNIRRNSKGEFWVALNSLINEEIRYTKAVKLSESGKVLEVLGDKANRLQFISDVEEKDGKLWIGSSVAPFVGVYDL, translated from the exons ATGATGCTCGTTACAGTATTCTTAACAGTGGTTGTATCAATTCTCACAATCCTTGTCTCGACTTGTCAAACCGGTTATGGTACCTTCGTACCGCCTAAAATCCCTGGTTCGCGTGATGTTTTCTCGTTGGCCAAAGTGGTTAACTTAGTCGGAACCTCCGGTCCAGAGAGTATAGCTTTCGATCCAGCAGGGGAAGGTCCATATGTTGGTGTCGCTGACGGTCGAGTATTGAAATGGCGCGGTAAATTACTTGGATGGACAGATTTCGCTTACACAACGGCTAATAG GCAGATATGTGTTCTCCCTTTTGCACCAGAGTTGGAGCATGTGTGTGGGAGGCCATTAGGATTGCGGTTCCATAAGAAAACCGGAGATCTCTATATAGCGGATGCTTACTTTGGCCTTCTTATCGTTGGTCCTGCTGGTGGTTTAGCCAAACCTTTGGTTACAGAAGCTGAGGGACAACCGTTTCGTTTCACTAATGATTTGgacattgatgagcaaaatgATGTGGTTTACTTCACAGATGCTAGTTCCAAATTCCAGAGATG GGAATACTTCCGTTCTTTTTTGAATGTTGATAAAACTGGACGGTTTATCAAGTATGATAGATCAAGCAAGAAAGCTACGGTCTTATTACATGGCATATCATTTGCAAATGGCGTTGCACTAAGCAAAGACTGGTCTTTTGTATTGGTAGCCGAAACAACAAATTGCAAAATCCTAAGGCTTTGGCTCTCCGGTCCAAAAGCAGGAACCCAAGATGTGTTTGTTGTGCTTCCAGGTTACCCTGACAACATCAGAAGAAACTCGAAAGGAGAATTCTGGGTCGCTTTAAACTCGCTGATCAATGAAGAAATACGTTACACTAAAGCCGTGAAGTTGAGTGAATCAGGAAAAGTTTTGGAGGTACTTGGGGATAAGGCAAATAGATTACAGTTTATAAGTGATGTGGAAGAGAAAGATGGCAAGCTTTGGATTGGTTCTAGTGTCGCACCATTTGTtggtgtttatgatttgtag